A region from the Euzebya sp. genome encodes:
- a CDS encoding branched-chain amino acid aminotransferase has protein sequence MATSFGSEFAATMGTATYVDGAWTSSVLDRTGPLTLSPAAHALHYGSSCFEGLKAHKGVDGVVRIFRLDAHVARMRRSAEMLYLPVPPTEQLTALITDVVAANLAEAPDAPGALYLRPVLLGTEPNIGAAARPSETALLYVLASPVGDYFDSSRTLTVAVETELPRTTPQFGEIKTGANYAMALGVTRRAMAEHDADQVLFAPGGEIQETGAANFLMIDGDTVVTRALDTSFLHGITRDSVLRLARSEGLEVEERTLTVDELAGCVDTAEAVLAGTAAVLAPVGHLVIDGKSVQVRDGQMGPHTAHLRETLLAIQRGQAEDPFGWTTVVEG, from the coding sequence ATGGCCACGTCATTCGGTTCGGAGTTCGCGGCGACCATGGGCACGGCGACCTACGTCGACGGTGCCTGGACCTCGTCGGTGCTGGACCGGACGGGCCCCCTGACCCTCAGCCCCGCCGCCCACGCGCTGCACTACGGGTCCTCCTGCTTCGAGGGGTTGAAGGCCCACAAGGGCGTCGACGGCGTCGTGCGGATCTTCCGGCTGGACGCCCACGTGGCCCGGATGCGCCGCAGCGCCGAGATGCTGTACCTGCCGGTCCCGCCCACCGAGCAGCTGACCGCCCTCATCACCGACGTGGTCGCGGCGAACCTGGCCGAGGCCCCCGACGCCCCCGGCGCGCTGTACCTGCGCCCGGTGCTGCTCGGGACCGAGCCGAACATCGGCGCGGCGGCCCGGCCGTCCGAGACCGCCCTGCTGTACGTGCTGGCCTCGCCGGTCGGTGACTACTTCGACTCCTCGCGGACCTTGACCGTGGCCGTGGAGACCGAGCTGCCCCGGACCACCCCGCAGTTCGGTGAGATCAAGACCGGCGCGAACTACGCCATGGCCCTCGGGGTCACCCGCCGGGCGATGGCGGAGCACGACGCCGACCAGGTCCTCTTCGCCCCCGGCGGGGAGATCCAGGAGACCGGCGCCGCCAACTTCCTCATGATCGACGGCGACACCGTCGTCACCCGTGCGCTGGACACGTCGTTCCTGCACGGGATCACGCGGGACTCGGTGCTGCGGCTGGCGCGGTCCGAGGGGCTCGAGGTCGAGGAGCGCACCCTCACCGTCGACGAGCTCGCCGGCTGCGTGGACACCGCCGAGGCCGTCCTGGCGGGCACCGCCGCCGTGCTCGCCCCGGTCGGGCACCTGGTGATCGATGGCAAGTCCGTCCAGGTCCGGGACGGCCAGATGGGACCCCACACCGCCCACCTCCGCGAGACCCTCCTCGCCATCCAGCGCGGCCAGGCCGAGGACCCGTTCGGCTGGACCACGGTCGTGGAGGGGTAG